The proteins below are encoded in one region of Pseudomonadota bacterium:
- a CDS encoding 2-oxoacid ferredoxin oxidoreductase (catalyzes the coenzyme A-dependent decarboxylation of 2-oxoacids, such as pyruvate and 2-oxoglutarate) has protein sequence MNYETDNIDIAWCPGCGNYGILKVLKDALTDLSINPRELVLVSGIGQAAKTPHYIPANFFNGLHGRALPPATAIKAVNPGLKVIVTSGDGDMYGEGGNHFIH, from the coding sequence ATGAATTACGAAACAGATAATATCGATATAGCCTGGTGTCCCGGTTGCGGCAATTACGGAATTCTCAAAGTCCTGAAAGATGCCCTTACGGACCTGAGTATCAACCCCAGGGAGTTGGTACTGGTCTCCGGAATCGGCCAGGCGGCTAAAACCCCGCATTACATCCCGGCTAACTTTTTTAATGGCCTGCACGGACGGGCATTACCGCCTGCCACTGCAATCAAGGCGGTAAATCCCGGACTGAAAGTGATCGTCACCAGCGGTGACGGAGACATGTACGGTGAGGGCGGCAATCACTTTATCCATG
- a CDS encoding 2-oxoacid:acceptor oxidoreductase subunit alpha, which produces MTGQASNDISIVLGGEAGQGIQTIEQLLTKILKLDGYQVYATKEYMSRVRGGTNTTSIRVASRQVRTPVRRIDLLFPLDKNVIPHLQSRISDQTVIIGDGSVLGTDMQLVDIPFNAMAKELGNEMYANTLALGMLLGLLQTDQQVTEKYLHNRFTDKGEEVVAKNIEAARQGYGKGLELLQSGAVSVAPIERSDISNEIMVNGSEAIAMGAIAGGCQCITSYPMTPGTGVITFMAGHMHDFDLLVEQAEDEIAAINMALGAWYAGARAMVTTSGGGFALMTEGISLAGMMESPVVIHLAQRPGPATGLPTRTEQGDLELALYAGHGEFPRIILAPESLDTAFHLTQKAFNMADKYQVPVFVLSDQYLVDTYYNTAAFNLNGLKIEQQVVETKEDYQRYRLTEDGISPRGIPGGIGLVGADSDEHDEAGHITEDLQLRPKMVDKRLKKLEKIKTDTIPSPLFGPQDYKILVLSWGSTNLIVKEALGSLARKNIAALTFTQVYPLPDDLSSQLERADQTIIIENNATSQLGNLILRETGHRIDQAILKYNGLPFTVEELIEEIGKCLPREETR; this is translated from the coding sequence ATGACAGGACAGGCATCAAACGACATTTCCATCGTTTTAGGAGGAGAGGCCGGTCAGGGAATCCAGACCATCGAGCAGTTACTGACCAAGATCCTGAAACTGGACGGCTATCAGGTTTACGCCACCAAGGAATATATGTCCCGGGTGCGGGGCGGCACAAATACCACCAGCATCCGGGTAGCTTCCCGTCAGGTTCGGACACCGGTCCGTCGCATCGATCTTTTATTTCCCCTTGATAAAAACGTCATCCCCCATCTGCAATCGAGAATATCGGATCAAACGGTAATTATCGGAGATGGATCAGTTCTCGGAACGGATATGCAACTGGTTGATATTCCTTTCAATGCAATGGCCAAGGAGCTCGGCAATGAGATGTATGCCAATACTCTTGCCCTGGGAATGCTTCTCGGCCTGCTGCAGACCGATCAGCAGGTTACGGAAAAATATCTCCACAATCGATTTACCGACAAAGGCGAGGAAGTGGTTGCCAAAAATATCGAGGCGGCCAGGCAAGGATATGGCAAAGGACTTGAGCTGCTTCAAAGCGGGGCCGTCAGTGTTGCGCCAATCGAACGCTCGGATATCAGTAATGAAATCATGGTGAACGGCTCCGAAGCCATTGCCATGGGCGCCATAGCCGGAGGGTGCCAATGCATAACCTCCTATCCCATGACCCCGGGTACCGGAGTGATTACCTTCATGGCCGGGCATATGCATGATTTTGATCTGCTGGTTGAACAGGCGGAAGATGAAATTGCCGCAATCAATATGGCTTTGGGAGCCTGGTATGCAGGAGCCAGGGCCATGGTGACCACTTCCGGCGGCGGTTTCGCTCTGATGACCGAAGGAATCAGCCTGGCGGGAATGATGGAATCCCCAGTTGTAATCCATCTTGCCCAGCGCCCCGGACCTGCCACCGGGCTTCCCACCCGCACCGAACAGGGGGATCTGGAACTGGCGCTTTATGCAGGGCACGGTGAATTCCCCCGCATCATCCTGGCCCCTGAATCTCTCGACACCGCATTTCACCTGACCCAAAAGGCCTTCAATATGGCGGATAAATACCAGGTGCCGGTCTTTGTTTTGTCTGATCAGTACCTGGTGGATACGTATTATAACACGGCTGCTTTTAACTTGAACGGATTGAAAATAGAACAACAGGTCGTCGAGACCAAGGAAGACTATCAACGCTACCGGCTTACCGAAGACGGTATTTCTCCAAGGGGTATTCCCGGAGGAATTGGCTTGGTCGGCGCTGACAGCGATGAGCACGATGAAGCCGGCCACATTACCGAAGATCTGCAGCTGCGGCCCAAAATGGTGGATAAGCGCCTGAAGAAACTTGAAAAAATAAAAACCGATACAATTCCATCACCCTTGTTTGGACCCCAGGATTACAAAATCCTTGTTCTGAGCTGGGGGTCCACCAACCTTATTGTCAAAGAGGCCCTTGGATCTTTGGCAAGAAAAAATATTGCAGCGTTGACCTTCACCCAGGTTTATCCATTGCCGGATGATCTCTCCAGTCAATTAGAAAGAGCGGATCAAACCATCATTATCGAGAATAATGCCACCTCGCAGCTGGGGAATTTGATTCTTCGGGAAACCGGACATCGTATCGATCAGGCAATCCTGAAATATAACGGCCTGCCCTTCACGGTAGAGGAATTAATTGAAGAAATAGGTAAATGTTTGCCCAGGGAGGAGACCCGATGA
- a CDS encoding adenosylcobalamin-dependent ribonucleoside-diphosphate reductase, with translation MMTEIKLSKLAEDVLKKRYFGKNYRGEILETPQQLFERVARAVAEADRLFEAGAPVTKTAQAFEEAMTSFAFLPNSPCLMNAGRPLGQLAACFVLPIEDSLDSIFQTLKHTAIIHETGGGTGFSFSRLRPRGDTILPAIGVAGGPVSFIELFDKATYLIDRNRIRPGANMAVLHINHPDIEEFITAKLIPGSLCNFNLSVAVDDLFINCLRKNRKYTLVHPRTGGSVKKIAATKLLDLIAECAWKTGDPGIIFIDRVNRANPLPKMGWIEATNPCGEQPLLPYESCNLGSINLTKIIDNGEINYPKLDHLVHLAIHFLDNVIEINRYPLRRIEELSKSNRKVGLGVMGFADMLIMLKIPYQSEQTISLARTIMARIKTVAEQTSAELAEKRGNFPSFDHSIYPSQGVKKRRNATLTTVAPTGTISLIAGVSSGIEPVFAFELQRKVVDKIWVDTHPLYTELIAQKKKIPSEIFQTAWDVSPQWHLRVQEAFQQFTDNAVSKTVNLPESATVADISKLFLDAVGKEVKGLTVYRDKSLDNQILGACSLKRDECS, from the coding sequence ATGATGACTGAAATCAAACTTTCCAAACTCGCCGAAGATGTATTGAAAAAAAGGTATTTCGGTAAAAATTACCGAGGAGAAATTCTCGAAACCCCACAGCAATTATTTGAGCGGGTTGCACGAGCGGTTGCCGAGGCGGACCGCTTGTTCGAGGCGGGAGCGCCGGTGACCAAGACCGCCCAGGCCTTTGAGGAGGCGATGACCTCCTTTGCCTTTTTACCCAATTCTCCATGTCTGATGAATGCCGGCAGACCACTGGGCCAATTGGCCGCCTGTTTTGTCCTTCCCATAGAGGACAGTCTTGATTCCATTTTCCAGACATTGAAGCATACGGCAATCATCCATGAAACCGGCGGCGGTACAGGGTTTTCCTTCAGCCGCTTGCGCCCCAGAGGAGATACCATTCTTCCGGCCATAGGTGTGGCCGGTGGGCCGGTGTCATTTATCGAATTATTCGACAAGGCAACCTATCTAATTGATCGCAACCGAATTCGCCCGGGCGCCAATATGGCCGTTCTCCATATCAATCATCCGGATATAGAGGAATTTATCACCGCCAAACTTATCCCCGGCAGTCTGTGTAATTTCAATCTGTCAGTAGCAGTGGATGATTTGTTTATCAATTGCCTGCGGAAAAACCGAAAATACACCCTTGTACACCCGAGAACCGGGGGGTCGGTGAAAAAAATTGCCGCTACCAAACTCCTTGATTTAATCGCCGAATGCGCCTGGAAAACCGGCGATCCGGGAATCATTTTCATCGACCGGGTAAACCGAGCCAATCCTCTGCCGAAGATGGGCTGGATAGAGGCCACCAACCCCTGTGGCGAACAACCCCTGCTCCCCTATGAATCATGCAATCTTGGGTCGATTAATCTCACAAAAATTATCGACAACGGTGAAATAAATTACCCTAAGCTCGATCATCTTGTCCATCTGGCAATCCACTTTCTCGACAATGTCATTGAAATCAACCGCTATCCATTACGACGGATCGAGGAATTGAGCAAGAGCAACCGCAAGGTCGGCTTAGGAGTCATGGGTTTTGCCGATATGCTGATCATGCTGAAAATCCCCTATCAAAGCGAACAAACCATCAGCCTTGCCCGGACGATCATGGCCAGAATCAAGACCGTGGCGGAACAGACATCTGCCGAGCTTGCCGAAAAACGCGGCAATTTCCCGAGTTTCGACCATAGCATCTATCCTTCGCAGGGCGTAAAAAAGCGGCGCAACGCCACCCTCACCACCGTGGCACCAACCGGCACCATCAGCCTCATAGCCGGCGTCAGCAGCGGCATAGAGCCGGTCTTTGCCTTTGAATTGCAACGCAAAGTCGTGGACAAAATCTGGGTGGACACTCATCCCCTTTACACTGAATTAATCGCCCAGAAGAAAAAAATCCCCAGCGAAATCTTCCAGACCGCCTGGGATGTATCCCCCCAATGGCATCTGAGAGTTCAGGAAGCCTTTCAGCAGTTCACCGATAATGCGGTATCAAAAACCGTCAACCTGCCGGAATCGGCAACTGTTGCAGATATCAGCAAATTGTTTCTCGACGCAGTGGGAAAAGAGGTGAAAGGGCTGACCGTTTATCGGGACAAGTCTCTGGACAACCAGATTCTCGGGGCCTGCAGCCTGAAAAGGGATGAGTGCAGTTGA